In Ostrea edulis chromosome 4, xbOstEdul1.1, whole genome shotgun sequence, a single window of DNA contains:
- the LOC125667982 gene encoding mucin-2-like, giving the protein MIMYWVIFCLTVTPVWGSWTNQDIAINVNKPFAYIGDNDIKIRCEAKGTKIVNPQWLTILLEGHSYERPIVNMIKTTNTHHIYEWGDEFNVTDLQQRMTINGSLEGLVFLQLDIHNAKIDDSGRYTCNYVGYDVDGKLLEFHESKDFFVQYPIIQSNYSGIQSLGKDIIITINMLSAYIGESGLRIRCESPGNVITEPEWIAVMIEGQRYQSPLAYMMKTINSTKEVFEWSEEFNVSTLQNRVVYSGNLGNRNPFMELEFKEIRCEDSGRYTCLLNGLDKWGNITQFSTSGDFVVKSLNGRPAIKDRKNKLVPNNTIYYIKPGEHIFLNCEGITGKPRIPILWTESNGTTQRVMKENDGVVAGSEIIPDDDLCRFHSQTRLYYTMPNKHVILTCKIAFFVTRVKLFPQGGHQNAHHSTVVQTPALSHSISTKTPTTVTTTSGTSLSTSVPTAKPTPLTLKTNSAQSTMGIITTLLPTTTTSPTTTKVLTTTTSPTTTKVLTTTTAPTTTKVLTTTTAPTTTKVLTTTTAPTTTKVLTTTTAPTTTKVLTTTTAPTTTNVLTTTTAPTTTKVLTTITSPTTTKVLTTTTAPTTTKVLTTTKVLTTTKVLTTTTAPTTTKVLTTTTAPTTTMAPTTTKVLTTTTAPTTTKVLTTTTAPTTTMAPTTTKVLTTTTSPTTTKVLTTTTAPTTTKVLTTTTAPTTTMVPTSTGVPITTKVQTTTPVPTTSTVPTTSTVPTTSTVPTSTTVLASVPPKSPGASPLTVFSKILYYTKVQTTNYTINSPLLNLLTTVSSQRKY; this is encoded by the exons ATGATTATGTATTGGGTTATATTTTGCTTGACTGTGACGCCTGTGTGGGGCAGTTGGACAAACCAAg ATATTGCCATTAATGTGAATAAACCGTTCGCTTATATTGGAGACAATGACATCAAAATAAGGTGCGAGGCCAAAGGTACGAAAATCGTAAACCCGCAATGGCTGACCATTTTGCTAGAGGGCCACTCCTACGAGAGACCCATTGTCAATATGATCAAAACGACCaacactcatcatatctatGAGTGGGGAGATGAATTTAATGTCACTGATCTGCAGCAAAGGATGACGATTAATGGTAGCCTGGAAGGTCTCGTGTTTCTACAACTGGATATTCACAATGCTAAGATTGATGATAGCGGGAGATACACGTGCAATTACGTGGGGTATGACGTGGACGGTAAATTATTAGAATTCCACGAGTCAAAGGACTTTTTTGTACAGT ACCCTATCATTCAAAGTAACTACTCTGGTATACAATCACTAGGTAAAG ACATTATAATCACAATCAACATGCTTTCTGCCTATATCGGTGAGTCTGGGCTTCGCATAAGGTGTGAATCTCCAGGTAACGTCATCACAGAGCCTGAATGGATAGCTGTAATGATAGAGGGCCAGAGATACCAGAGTCCGTTAGCATACATGATGAAAACTATAAATAGCACCAAGGAAGTGTTCGAATGGAGCGAAGAATTCAATGTTTCGACTCTACAAAATAGAGTAGTGTATTCTGGAAACTTGGGTAACAGAAATCCATTCATGGAACTAGAATTCAAGGAGATAAGATGCGAGGACAGCGGTCGCTACACTTGTTTGCTCAATGGTCTAGACAAGTGGGGGAACATCACACAATTTTCTACTTCTGGAGATTTTGTTGTGAAAT CTTTGAACGGAAGACCTGCTATCAAGGATAGAAAAAATAAGCTAGTCccaaacaatacaatatactaCATCAAACCTGGTGAACACATCTTTCTCAACTGTGAGGGAATCACAGGGAAACCAAGGATCCCTATCTTATGGACTGAATCAAACGGAACCACGCAGCGGGTAATGAAAGAAAACGACGGGGTCGTGGCAG GTTCAGAAATCATTCCTGATGACGATCTTTGCAGATTCCATTCCCAGACCCGTCTGTATTACACCATGCCAAACAAACATGTCATACTGACATGCAAGATAGCATTCTTTGTGACTAGGGTCAAGCTTTTCCCTCAAGGTGGTCATCAGAATGCACACCACAGCACTGTAGTACAGACACCAGCGTTGTCTCACAGCATAAGTACAAAAACACCAACAACTGTCACAACTACTTCAGGGACTTCATTATCAACTTCAGTACCGACAGCTAAACCGACACCATTGACACTAAAAACCAATTCTGCACAATCAACAATGGGTATAATAACAACTTTGTTACCAACAACTACCACATCACCGACAACTACCAAAGTACTAACAACTACCACATCACCGACAACTACCAAAGTACTAACAACCACCACGGCACCGACAACTACCAAAGTACTAACAACCACCACAGCACCGACAACTACCAAAGTACTAACAACTACCACAGCACCGACAACTACTAAAGTACTAACAACCACCACGGCACCGACAACTACCAAAGTACTAACAACCACCACGGCACCGACAACTACCAACGTACTAACAACTACCACGGCACCGACAACTACCAAAGTACTAACAACTATCACATCACCGACAACTACCAAAGTACTAACAACCACCACAGCACCGACAACTACCAAAGTACTAACAACTACCAAAGTACTAACAACTACCAAAGTACTAACAACTACCACGGCACCGACAACTACCAAAGTACTAACAACCACCACAGCACCGACAACTACCATGGCACCAACAACTACCAAAGTACTAACAACTACCACGGCACCGACAACTACCAAAGTACTAACAACCACCACAGCACCGACAACTACCATGGCACCAACAACTACCAAAGTACTAACAACTACCACATCACCGACAACTACCAAAGTACTAACAACCACCACAGCACCGACAACTACCAAAGTACTAACAACCACCACAGCACCGACAACTACCATGGTACCAACAAGTACAGGGGTACCCATAACTACCAAAGTGCAGACAACTACCCCGGTACCGACAACTTCTACAGTACCGACAACTTCTACTGTACCGACAACTTCCACGGTACCGACAAGTACCACTGTACTGGCATCTGTGCCTCCTAAATCACCTGGAGCCTCGCCATTGACAGTTTTCAGCAAGATACTATATTACACAAAAGTACAAACAACGAACTATACCATAAACTCACCTTTGCTAAATTTACTTACAACCGTATCAAGTCAAAGAAAGTATTAG